A region of Rhodoferax potami DNA encodes the following proteins:
- a CDS encoding chalcone isomerase family protein, whose translation MNTLTKTSADTSFVFTALVLAALSASPSALHAAGTVNSTFEARPVVQGVPLQLNGAGTRYRAIFKVYDMALYTPAKVNTPESLIAMQGPKRLSFVALRDLPGTDLGLAFIKGLTNNSPAELVQKHTASSTRLIEIFSGKAKLSAGDTFAMEFVPGKGTTFYIQGQAQGAPIGDAEFFSMVLRIWIGPVPADFKLKDALLGL comes from the coding sequence ATGAATACATTAACCAAAACATCCGCAGACACATCGTTTGTTTTTACAGCACTCGTGCTGGCCGCACTCAGTGCGTCGCCATCGGCATTGCATGCGGCGGGTACGGTGAACAGTACGTTTGAAGCCCGACCCGTGGTGCAAGGGGTGCCCTTGCAGCTCAACGGTGCGGGTACTCGCTACCGTGCGATTTTCAAGGTCTATGACATGGCTTTGTACACCCCCGCCAAGGTGAACACGCCGGAGTCCTTGATTGCCATGCAGGGCCCCAAGCGCTTGAGTTTTGTTGCCTTGCGCGATTTGCCGGGGACTGATTTGGGCTTGGCCTTCATCAAAGGCTTGACCAATAACTCACCGGCAGAACTGGTTCAAAAACACACCGCTTCGAGCACCCGGTTGATTGAGATTTTCTCGGGCAAGGCGAAGCTGTCGGCGGGTGACACCTTTGCGATGGAGTTCGTACCGGGCAAAGGAACGACCTTTTATATTCAAGGACAAGCGCAGGGTGCACCGATCGGCGATGCCGAGTTCTTCAGCATGGTGCTCAGAATCTGGATCGGCCCGGTGCCAGCGGACTTCAAACTCAAGGACGCCCTGCTCGGCCTTTGA
- a CDS encoding MFS transporter has protein sequence MNRSLWLLALCQGLFLTNNVTFIAINGLVGLSLAPYGWMATLPVMGYVVGGALATPLVAATQARFGRRTSFQIGLAVAVVSALAGAWCVAHHQFWGLVAATVVAGYYSANGQLYRFAAAELALPAFREKAVSLVLAGGLLGAIAGPNLAAQTRTLMEVPFTGAYIVLAGVALLAMVLMAWVQFPPHQPPTSQVHTGRSLAEIARQPAFLVACLSASMGYGVMNLLMAATPLAMQQCGLSFDDAALVLEWHVIGMFAPGFFTGHLIKRFGTLPVMAVGLALNLLCVAIALSGLELQQFVVSLFLLGVGWNFLFTGSTTLALSAYRPEEKDRAQAAINFCVFAVMALSSLTSGALVITQGWAWLNIGSIPPLLLTAAGLLWLQLKGRAGRP, from the coding sequence ATGAACCGGAGCCTTTGGCTGCTCGCTCTATGCCAGGGGCTGTTTCTCACCAACAACGTCACCTTCATTGCTATCAATGGGCTGGTGGGCTTGAGCTTGGCCCCCTATGGCTGGATGGCGACGCTACCCGTCATGGGCTACGTCGTGGGCGGCGCTTTGGCCACCCCGCTGGTGGCTGCTACACAAGCGCGCTTCGGGCGCCGGACCTCGTTCCAGATTGGCTTGGCAGTCGCCGTGGTATCGGCGCTGGCGGGCGCCTGGTGCGTGGCACACCACCAGTTTTGGGGCCTGGTCGCGGCGACAGTGGTGGCCGGCTATTACAGCGCGAACGGGCAGTTGTACCGGTTTGCAGCTGCCGAGTTGGCACTGCCGGCCTTTCGTGAAAAGGCGGTCTCGCTGGTGCTGGCGGGCGGTCTCCTGGGCGCCATTGCCGGACCTAACCTTGCCGCCCAAACCCGCACTCTGATGGAGGTGCCATTTACCGGGGCCTATATCGTGTTGGCTGGCGTCGCATTGCTGGCGATGGTGCTCATGGCCTGGGTGCAGTTTCCACCCCACCAGCCTCCCACGAGCCAGGTGCACACCGGTCGCTCCCTGGCAGAGATTGCACGGCAACCGGCATTTCTGGTGGCCTGCCTGAGCGCATCCATGGGCTATGGCGTGATGAACCTGCTAATGGCGGCAACCCCACTGGCGATGCAGCAATGCGGCCTCAGCTTTGACGATGCCGCGCTGGTGCTGGAGTGGCACGTGATCGGCATGTTTGCGCCCGGCTTCTTCACCGGCCACCTGATCAAGCGTTTTGGCACGTTGCCAGTGATGGCCGTCGGACTGGCCCTGAACCTGCTGTGTGTGGCAATTGCGCTGAGCGGCTTGGAGCTGCAGCAGTTTGTCGTGTCGCTGTTTTTGCTGGGTGTGGGTTGGAACTTCCTGTTCACCGGCAGCACCACCTTGGCACTCAGCGCCTACCGGCCGGAAGAGAAAGACCGTGCGCAAGCCGCGATCAACTTCTGCGTTTTTGCAGTCATGGCCCTGAGCTCGCTCACGTCCGGCGCACTGGTGATCACGCAGGGGTGGGCCTGGCTCAACATCGGATCCATCCCCCCGCTGCTGCTCACGGCAGCCGGTTTGCTCTGGCTACAGCTCAAAGGCCGAGCAGGGCGTCCTTGA
- a CDS encoding 16S rRNA (uracil(1498)-N(3))-methyltransferase has product MPRFYCAAPLVSDTELDLPAGAARHVQVLRLQPGDAITLFDGRSQDEYDATVTRMGRSDVQVRVGAARSMAREPARQIHLAVGMPANDRMDWLIEKATELGVASVQPLMTERSVLKLSGERADKKIAHWQSVAISACEQCGGNLVPVIHPMQSLSQWLKTPAAGQADHQRLLLSLRAGSTPVARLPVQAGPAWFLSGPEGGLSQAEEELAIVAGFAPASLGPRVLRAETAALAALTLLTQA; this is encoded by the coding sequence ATGCCACGCTTTTACTGCGCTGCCCCTCTGGTGAGCGACACGGAACTCGACTTGCCTGCGGGGGCCGCCCGGCACGTCCAGGTGCTGCGGCTGCAACCGGGGGATGCCATCACCCTGTTCGATGGGCGCAGCCAGGACGAATACGATGCCACCGTCACCCGCATGGGCCGCAGCGATGTTCAAGTGCGTGTGGGCGCAGCCCGCAGCATGGCCCGTGAACCCGCACGACAGATCCACCTCGCCGTCGGCATGCCGGCTAACGACCGCATGGACTGGCTGATTGAAAAAGCCACCGAGCTCGGAGTTGCCAGCGTTCAGCCACTGATGACCGAACGCAGTGTGCTCAAACTCAGCGGCGAGCGTGCTGATAAGAAAATCGCCCATTGGCAAAGCGTGGCCATCTCGGCGTGCGAGCAATGTGGCGGCAACCTGGTGCCCGTCATCCACCCGATGCAAAGCCTGAGCCAGTGGCTGAAAACACCGGCCGCCGGGCAAGCCGACCACCAGCGTTTGCTACTGTCCTTGCGCGCTGGCAGCACGCCGGTTGCGCGCTTGCCGGTACAAGCCGGGCCCGCCTGGTTTCTTTCAGGCCCTGAGGGCGGCCTGAGCCAAGCAGAAGAGGAGTTAGCCATCGTGGCCGGCTTTGCACCCGCGTCTCTGGGGCCGCGCGTGCTGCGGGCCGAAACCGCAGCGCTTGCAGCACTCACTTTGCTGACCCAAGCATGA